A single genomic interval of Microbacterium sp. LWO14-1.2 harbors:
- the trpC gene encoding indole-3-glycerol phosphate synthase TrpC, whose protein sequence is MVLADLTAGAVADAERRALTRPLADVERVALARPAAKDALSFLAPAERVKIIAEVKRASPSRGALAEIPDPALQASLYELGGASAISVLTEERRFGGSLADLEAVTARVALPVLRKDFIATRYQVLEARAAGADLVLLIVAGLEPAVLRELYDFVLELGMTPLVETHSADELDVAIDLGARLIGVNARDLTTLELDRDLFGRLVERIPDSAVKIAESAVLTPADVTHYRSAGADVVLIGEALVTGDPIATLKSFLEA, encoded by the coding sequence GTGGTCCTCGCCGACCTCACGGCCGGCGCTGTCGCAGACGCCGAGCGTCGCGCACTCACCCGGCCGCTGGCCGATGTCGAGCGCGTCGCCCTCGCGCGCCCTGCGGCGAAGGATGCGCTGTCGTTCCTCGCTCCGGCGGAGCGGGTGAAGATCATCGCCGAGGTCAAGCGTGCGAGTCCGTCTCGCGGCGCCCTCGCCGAGATCCCCGACCCGGCGCTGCAGGCCTCGCTGTACGAGCTCGGGGGAGCATCCGCGATCAGCGTGCTCACCGAGGAGAGGCGCTTCGGCGGGAGTCTCGCCGATCTGGAGGCCGTGACCGCCCGCGTCGCCCTGCCGGTGCTGCGCAAGGATTTCATCGCGACCCGCTACCAGGTGCTCGAGGCCCGGGCTGCGGGCGCCGACCTCGTGCTGCTCATCGTGGCCGGCCTCGAGCCCGCCGTGCTGCGCGAGCTCTACGACTTCGTGCTCGAGCTCGGGATGACGCCGCTGGTCGAGACGCACTCGGCCGATGAACTCGACGTCGCGATCGATCTCGGAGCGCGCCTCATCGGTGTCAACGCTCGGGACCTGACGACCCTCGAGCTCGACAGGGATCTCTTCGGTCGCCTGGTCGAGCGCATCCCCGACTCCGCGGTGAAGATCGCCGAGTCGGCGGTGCTGACACCCGCCGACGTCACGCACTACCGCTCCGCGGGTGCCGACGTCGTCCTGATCGGTGAGGCCCTCGTGACGGGCGACCCGATCGCCACTCTCAAGAGCTTCCTGGAGGCGTGA
- a CDS encoding HGxxPAAW family protein encodes MTNPIADPGHGHSPAAWTAVIIMLFGFTLATVAFCLAEFAGFWVPLIYVGAVIIPVGALVGWLLARAGYGVKGPKYSPKGH; translated from the coding sequence ATGACCAACCCGATCGCCGATCCCGGCCACGGACACTCGCCTGCCGCCTGGACGGCCGTGATCATCATGCTCTTCGGGTTCACGCTCGCGACGGTGGCGTTCTGCCTCGCCGAGTTCGCCGGGTTCTGGGTGCCGCTGATCTACGTGGGTGCCGTCATCATCCCGGTCGGCGCGTTGGTCGGCTGGCTGCTCGCCCGGGCCGGCTACGGCGTGAAGGGTCCCAAGTACTCCCCGAAGGGCCACTAG